The proteins below are encoded in one region of Cyclopterus lumpus isolate fCycLum1 chromosome 8, fCycLum1.pri, whole genome shotgun sequence:
- the LOC117735507 gene encoding tetraspanin-10: protein MRRYFTIKGILSPWSRWDTAQNESSPLIPKVSSAKEDAEELGNVTTECHHAGPIEGRDNSPVFTGIQPHYRYSFLDYFLKYFLIISNLVFTVLGLLVLVLGMWGLISKQSFAQEKIGSIGTDPMLVFLTLGFVLTVLCLSGCVGALRENCTLLKLFSAAVLALITAQVLAAIVAYSLQVQVGGYLRSGMLAAMVRYQDDLDLRFITDEIQSNLQCCGADNYRDWELNIYYNCSAPGVLACGVPATCCVDPLENGTVWNSQCGLGAQLLDEFSAQSVIFLGGCLGGMSRWIEQHEGVIGTVGIIVLGVQIVTLFITTRLLESIQWHKVYV, encoded by the exons ATGAGGAGATATTTCACGATAAAAGGGATTCTTTCGCCGTGGTCGAGATGGGACACCGCGCAGAACGAGTCCAGTCCGCTCATACCAaag GTAAGCTCCGCTAAAGAGGACGCCGAGGAGCTTGGCAATGTCACCACTGAATGTCACCATGCAGGGCCAATCGAGGGTCGGGACAACAGCCCTGTATTCACTGGCATCCAACCCCACTACAGATATTCGTTTCTGGACTATTTCCTAAAGTACTTCCTGATCATATCCAATCTGGTGTTCACAGTTCTGGGCCTGCTGGTTCTTGTTCTGGGGATGTGGGGCCTCATCAGCAAACAGTCGTTTGCTCAGGAGAAGATTGGCAGCATCGGCACTGACCCAATGCTGGTATTTTTGACTCTGGGCTTTGTGCTTACCGTGCTCTGCCTGTCAGGCTGTGTGGGCGCCTTGAGAGAGAACTGCACTTTACTGAAGCTGTTCTCTGCTGCGGTGCTGGCCCTCATCACGGCCCAGGTGCTGGCCGCCATCGTGGCCTACAGTCTACAAGTTCAGGTTGGCGGCTACCTGCGGTCAGGGATGTTAGCTGCCATGGTCCGTTACCAGGACGATCTAGATCTGAGGTTCATAACGGACGAGATTCAGTCCAATCTGCAGTGCTGCGGGGCAGATAACTACCGGGACTGGGAGCTCAACAT ATATTACAACTGCTCGGCTCCAGGAGTGCTGGCATGCGGCGTGCCCGCAACATGCTGTGTGGATCCTCTGGAGAACGGAACCGTGTGGAACTCTCAGTGTGGTTTGGGAGCCCAGCTGCTGGACGAGTTCAGTGCTCAGAGTGTGATCTTCCTGGGCGGCTGTCTGGGGGGAATGTCTCGCTGGATCGAGCAGCACGAGGGCGTAATTGGGACCGTTGGAATAATCGTACTGGGGGTCCAGATTGTGACTCTGTTTATCACCACACGACTGTTAGAGAGCATCCAGTGGCATAAGGTGTACGTATAA
- the ccdc137 gene encoding coiled-coil domain-containing protein 137 — MGKNKKNKTNESGKQVDKSGRHSSDKKLQQRDGKAKPDHMEHIPFKLREIMKNKEKMKTGSMKAKKRKEAISPKGKPEDVKSGDIPVPHFKRGKSESVKAYLQRMENETQHVLFLTKNQIDRKPELDADGQEGPTDKGKSEKKKGHDTIRLQKLQQKKLDRQVAQIEKEMFIDTVPFGEVAMAPPFLSAKPKKAPVKSQKVPKELLLNSLLGHAVVSTTTPSMARQRIMEEERKRVVEAYRLLKKEKQKQHEARASNLEKLRNPQ, encoded by the exons ATGGGgaagaataagaaaaacaaaaccaacgaGTCCGGAAAACAAGTGGACAAGTCCGGCCGACATTCAAG TGATAAGAAGCTCCAACAGAGAGATGGTAAAGCCAAACCAGATCACATGGAACACATCCCATTTAAGCTGCGAGagataatgaaaaacaaagagaagatGAAAACGGGATCCATGAAGGCCAAAAAGCGAAAAGAAG ccATCTCCCCCAAAGGGAAACCAGAGGATGTGAAGAGTGGAGACATACCCGTCCCACATTTTAAGAGGGGAAAGTCAGAAAGTGTAAAGGCATATCTGCAGCGCATGGAGAACGAGACCCAgcacgtcctcttcctcaccaagAACCAAATCGACAGGAAGCCGGAGCTGGATGCAGACGGACAAGAGGGTCCCACAGACAAGGGCAAGTCTGAGAAAAAGAAGGG GCACGATACAATCAGATTACAGAAGCTACAGCAGAAAAAGTTGGACAGACAAGTGGCCCAGATCGAGAAAGAGATGTTTATAG ATACGGTTCCCTTTGGTGAAGTTGCAATGGCCCCACCCTTTCTGAGTGCCAAACCCAAGAAAGCTCCCGTCAAATCTCAG AAGGTGCCAAAGGAGCTGCTTCTCAACTCTCTCCTGGGCCACGCGGTGGTCTCCACAACCACGCCCTCCATGGCCAGGCAGAGAatcatggaggaggagaggaagcgaGTAGTGGAGGCTTACCGTCTTCttaagaaagagaaacagaagcaGCACGAGGCCAGGGCGTCCAATCTAGAAAAACTCAGGAACCCTCAGTGA
- the LOC117734814 gene encoding G-protein coupled receptor family C group 5 member C-like, with protein MRLPARVIICIVLWLHFFQICSETMGPTSAPKGCGSSISSMYYNLCDLTTLWGVVVEAAAAAGVVTSFVLLVTLMASLPFVTDKKRKGMVALQAGILVFTLGLFGLTFAFIVGRYSTSCAARRFLFGVLFSGCLACLVMHGLWLALLQRRGRGPRSWMLCLGALGLWMVEVIINTEWLIITRSPPTGVIISDLSCSIANGDFVMALIYVMVLLLAVVVMAVPSLTHKHKQWRRDGAFILVSGLFTVAIWVAWIVMYIHGNKVVGNPSWDDPTLAIAVVSNAWVFLFLYAIPEICLLTQEDPDQEQPMDGDHVYPARSLVYDNICKVAEPEPPHQNVYMENKAFTMDEPPAVPTKPVSPYGGYNGQLRSCVYQPTEIALIAKGLTKMDQDAMLPRDRGPFVPRSSESSSP; from the exons ATGCGGCTGCCG GCACGTGTAATAATCTGCATTGTCTTgtggcttcactttttccaaATCTGCAGTGAAACCATGGGACCAACCAGTGCTCCAAAGGGATGTGGTTCCAGTATCAGCTCCATGTATTACAACCTGTGTGACCTGACGACACTGTGGGGGGTCGTGGTGGaggccgctgctgctgctggcgtGGTGACTTCCTTTGTTCTGTTGGTCACCCTCATGGCCAGCTTACCGTTTGTTACAGACAAGAAGAGAAAGGGTATGGTGGCCCTGCAGGCCGGCATTCTGGTCTTCACGCTGGGCCTCTTTGGACTCACCTTTGCCTTCATTGTGGGTCGGTACTCAACCAGCTGTGCTGCACGGAGGTTCCTCTTTGGAGTGCTGTTCTCGGGCTGTCTAGCCTGCCTGGTGATGCACGGGTTGTGGCTCGCCCTGCTGCAGCGGAGGGGCCGGGGGCCCAGGAGCTGGATGTTATGCCTGGGAGCCCTGGGTCTGTGGATGGTCGAGGTAATCATCAACACCGAGTGGCTCATCATCACCAGGAGCCCACCCACAGGTGTCATCATATCTGACCTGTCCTGCAGCATTGCTAACGGGGACTTTGTGATGGCACTGATCTACGTGATGGTTCTGCTGCTAGCCGTGGTGGTGATGGCTGTGCCCTCACTGACGCATAAGCACAAGCAGTGGCGGCGAGACGGAGCCTTCATCCTGGTCTCGGGGCTCTTCACCGTGGCTATCTGGGTCGCTTGGATCGTCATGTACATCCATGGGAACAAAGTGGTCGGGAATCCCAGTTGGGACGACCCCACTCTGGCCATCGCCGTGGTGTCAAATGCCTGggtgttcctcttcctctacgCCATCCCAGAAATTTGCTTACTGACCCAAGAGGACCCAGACCAGGAGCAGCCAATGGATGGAGATCATGTTTATCCCGCCAGGAGCCTGGTTTATGACAACATCTGTAAGGTGGCAGAGCCGGAGCCACCCCACCAGAACGTGTACATGGAGAATAAAGCCTTCACTATGGACGAGCCTCCAGCGG TACCCACCAAACCAGTGTCCCCATACGGTGGTTATAATGGTCAGCTGCGAAGTTGCGTGTACCAGCCCACTGAAATAGCCCTGATCGCCAAGGGTCTGACTAAG ATGGACCAGGACGCCATGCTGCCTCGAGACCGAGGCCCCTTCGTGCCTCGGTCGTCCGAGTCCTCGTCGCCTTAA